A genomic region of Elaeis guineensis isolate ETL-2024a chromosome 9, EG11, whole genome shotgun sequence contains the following coding sequences:
- the LOC105051545 gene encoding probable methyltransferase At1g29790 translates to MSGKGMEDHPRRHGQQQQSAIRSKLKILLLVISANVLCVYLFSGTSLEYAPRIHLWDSQALLQELNLTRHKLYATQAQLADLHRRLSASSSLLETLLNELGKAHGDKTPSDELDGWQKELSGELKLAVGPYKLPLGSTPNLGTDKLYPTLGSPCRRFQVDLTEYMSYEVGKECPSDDIFAQRLMLKGCEPLPRRRCHPKSPSGYVEPTPFPASLWTIPPDTSIVWDAYSCKNYSCLVNRGKAKGSYDCKDCFDLNGREKVRWLHDNGNLDFGIDSVLGTKPPGTIRIGLDIGGGTATFAARMRERNITIVTSSMNFDGPFNSFIASRGLVPMHISIAHRLPFFDNTLDIVHSMHVLSNWIPDIMLEFALHDIYRLLRPGGLFWLDHFFCIGTQLNTTYVPMFNRIGFKKLRWNAGRKLDRGIQMDEWYLSALLEKPMT, encoded by the coding sequence ATGAGTGGTAAAGGTATGGAGGACCACCCCAGAAGACATGGCCAGCAGCAGCAGAGTGCAATCCGGTCGAAGCTTAAGATCCTTCTGCTCGTGATTTCAGCTAATGTGCTCTGTGTCTACCTCTTCTCGGGCACCTCATTAGAGTATGCACCCCGGATCCACCTTTGGGACTCGCAGGCCCTCCTCCAAGAGCTCAACTTGACACGCCACAAGCTCTACGCCACCCAAGCGCAGCTTGCCGACCTCCACCGCCGGCTGTCCGCCTCCAGTTCCCTGCTTGAGACCCTCCTGAATGAGCTTGGCAAGGCCCATGGTGACAAGACCCCGTCGGATGAGCTCGACGGCTGGCAGAAGGAACTCTCCGGGGAGCTCAAGCTTGCTGTCGGGCCATATAAGCTCCCCCTTGGATCTACTCCCAACCTCGGGACCGACAAGCTCTACCCAACGCTCGGCTCTCCCTGCCGGCGATTCCAAGTGGACCTGACCGAGTACATGTCTTATGAAGTCGGCAAGGAGTGCCCCAGCGACGACATCTTCGCGCAGAGATTGATGCTCAAAGGGTGCGAGCCGCTCCCCCGCCGGCGATGCCATCCGAAATCTCCCTCTGGGTATGTCGAGCCCACCCCGTTTCCTGCGAGCCTTTGGACCATCCCTCCGGACACCAGCATCGTCTGGGATGCATACAGCTGCAAGAATTACAGCTGCTTAGTTAACAGGGGCAAGGCGAAAGGAAGCTATGACTGCAAGGATTGCTTTGACTTGAATGGCCGGGAGAAGGTCCGGTGGCTGCATGACAATGGCAATCTCGACTTCGGAATTGACAGTGTCTTGGGGACCAAACCACCGGGAACGATCCGAATTGGCCTCGACATCGGCGGTGGCACCGCCACATTCGCCGCCCGGATGCGGGAGCGCAATATCACCATTGTCACCAGCTCGATGAACTTTGATGGGCCGTTCAATAGCTTCATCGCATCGAGAGGCCTCGTGCCGATGCACATCAGCATCGCCCACCGGCTTCCCTTCTTCGACAACACGCTCGACATCGTGCATTCGATGCATGTGCTCAGCAATTGGATCCCCGACATCATGCTGGAGTTCGCTCTCCACGATATCTACCGGCTGCTGCGGCCGGGGGGGCTGTTCTGGCTTGATCACTTCTTCTGCATTGGCACACAGCTGAACACCACATATGTGCCCATGTTCAACCGCATTGGATTCAAGAAGCTGAGGTGgaacgccggtcggaagctcgaCCGGGGGATACAGATGGATGAATGGTACCTCTCTgcactgctggagaagcccatGACCTGA
- the LOC140851591 gene encoding probable methyltransferase At1g29790 — MSGKSIEDHPRRPGQQQSSATRSKLMILLLVILTNMLSIYLFSGLSLENAPRITLWDSKALLQVLDSTRHKLSASEAQLAELHRRLSTSNSLLETLLDELGKAHGDKTPSQNLDGWQNELSRELKLAVGPHKLPRGFTPLLGTRELYPTLGSPCRRFQADLTDYMSYEVGKECPSDDIFAQRLMLKGCEPLPRRRCHPKSPAGYVEPTPFPTSLWTIPPDTSIVWDAYSCKNYTCLVNRGKAKGSYDCKDCFNLNGREKVRWEYDNGNLDFGIDSVLGTKPPGTIRIGLDIGGGTGTFAARMRERDITIVTSSMNFDGPFNNFIASRGLVPIHISIAHRLPFFDNTLDIVHSMHVLSNWVPDIMLEFALYDIYRVLRPGGLFWLDHFFCIGKQLNSTYVPMFDRIRFKKLRWNAGRKLDKGIDKDEWYVSALLEKPMT; from the coding sequence ATGAGTGGTAAAAGTATAGAGGACCACCCCAGAAGACCTGGCCAGCAGCAGAGCAGTGCAACCCGATCGAAGCTGATGATTCTTCTGCTCGTAATTTTGACTAATATGCTCTCCATCTACCTCTTCTCAGGCCTCTCATTGGAGAACGCCCCCCGGATCACCCTCTGGGACTCCAAGGCCCTCCTCCAAGTGCTCGACTCCACACGACACAAGCTCTCCGCCAGCGAAGCCCAGCTCGCCGAACTCCACCGCCGGCTCTCCACCTCCAACTCCCTCCTCGAGACCCTCCTCGACGAGCTCGGCAAGGCCCATGGCGACAAGACCCCCTCGCAGAATCTCGACGGCTGGCAAAACGAGCTCTCCCGGGAGCTCAAGCTTGCGGTCGGGCCCCACAAACTCCCCCGTGGATTCACTCCCCTCCTCGGCACCCGCGAGCTCTACCCCACGCTCGGCTCCCCCTGCCGCCGATTCCAAGCCGACCTGACCGACTACATGTCTTATGAAGTCGGCAAGGAGTGCCCCAGCGACGACATCTTCGCGCAGAGATTGATGCTCAAAGGCTGCGAGCCGCTCCCCCGCCGGCGATGCCATCCGAAATCTCCCGCCGGCTACGTCGAGCCCACACCATTCCCAACGAGCCTTTGGACCATCCCGCCGGACACCAGCATCGTCTGGGACGCGTACAGCTGCAAGAACTACACCTGCTTAGTTAACAGAGGCAAGGCCAAAGGATCCTACGACTGCAAGGATTGCTTCAACCTGAACGGCCGGGAGAAGGTCCGGTGGGAATACGACAACGGCAATCTCGACTTCGGGATCGACAGCGTCTTGGGGACCAAACCACCGGGAACGATCCGAATCGGCCTCGACATCGGCGGTGGCACCGGCACCTTCGCGGCTCGGATGCGGGAGCGCGATATCACCATCGTCACGAGCTCGATGAACTTTGACGGGCCGTTCAATAACTTCATCGCGTCGAGAGGGCTCGTGCCGATTCACATCAGCATCGCCCACCGGCTTCCTTTCTTCGACAACACGCTCGACATCGTGCATTCGATGCATGTGCTCAGCAATTGGGTCCCCGACATCATGCTGGAGTTCGCTCTCTACGATATCTACCGGGTGCTGCGGCCGGGGGGGTTGTTCTGGCTGGATCACTTCTTCTGCATCGGCAAACAGCTGAACTCCACGTATGTGCCCATGTTCGACCGGATTCGATTCAAGAAGCTGAGGTGGAACGCCGGTCGGAAGTTGGACAAGGGGATAGACAAGGATGAGTGGTACGTTTCTGCACTGCTAGAGAAGCCCATGACCTGA
- the LOC140851619 gene encoding LOW QUALITY PROTEIN: leucine-rich repeat receptor protein kinase HPCA1-like (The sequence of the model RefSeq protein was modified relative to this genomic sequence to represent the inferred CDS: inserted 1 base in 1 codon), translated as MVILPIKHLEAISLVSMNHQRLISRGCWVCLLTLIFLTSIISADTLPEEAAALHSLAESWENPPQSWVGLDPCGTNWVGISCSNSHIIIITLPGLGLGGTLSAEIQNLPELVALDLSYNEGLNGPIPQSIGNLVKLRYLVLVGCSFSGNXPPELGNLARLSFLSLNSNNLRGSIPGSLGNLSELTWLDITDNELSGPIPVSSENSLGLDMLTNCKHFHFGKNNLSGAIPPKLFHSDMRLLHVLFDSNSLSGSIPPTIGLVQSLTAIRLDRNHLNGYVPSNLNNLTSLTELHLSNNQLIGLFPNLTGMNALIYLDLSNNSFDESEVPPWFSTLSSLTTIMLEYLKVGGQIPTSLFEFPQLQTVRFRNNQFNGTLDLGTNYSSQLYLVDLQNNDIQKLNYGVYPNQLILDGNPYCNQGGTSDSKDCTVPPQSNSTAYVTPILNCGNIVCPSDQDLSPHCNCSYPYVGTIYFRFITFSNTDNPKHYQVLEEGLSKTFEDNQIPVDSVSVQDPHINNNNYLQIDFWFFPAGKLRFDAYDVAKMSNLFSNVTFKAPSDFGPYYFIARPYTEAELGSKSKKVPVIVGATVGAVVLALIVIILIIFALRQKRKASKAKELSQPFGSWDPSKSSGSAPDLKGPKWFSFEELKKCTDNFAEHNDIGTGGYGKVYRGTLANGQQVAVKRAQQGSMQGGLEFKSEIETLSRVHHRNLVSLVGFCFDQGEQMLVYEYVPNGSLKESLSGKSGIRLDWKKRLWVALGAARGLTYLHELANPRIVHRDIKSNNILLDNHLNAKVSDFGLSKPIGDENKGYITTQVKGTMGYLDPEYYMTQQLTEKSDVYSFGVLLLELVTARRPIERGRHIVREVRAAIDKSKELCGLHDLVDPIIGLGTTPAGFGRFIDLAMKCVEESSADRPLMSEVVKEIENIVPLTGMNLHVRSTSTSESFVTRTRDHPYSSNSSFDYSGGPFSPKIEPK; from the exons ATGGTTATACTGCCAATCAAACACCTTGAAGCTATCTCTTTGGTTTCAATGAATCATCAGAGATTAATCAGTCGAGGCTGTTGGGTGTGTTTGCTGACTCTAATATTTCTGACTTCAATCATCTCTGCAGATACTCTTCCTGAAGAAG CTGCTGCTCTCCATTCACTGGCCGAGAGTTGGGAAAATCCTCCTCAAAGCTGGGTCGGTTTGGATCCTTGTGGAACTAATTGGGTTGGAATCAGTTGCTCCAATTCTCACATCATTATTAT AACATTACCAGGATTGGGGCTTGGTGGGACTCTTTCTGCGGAAATTCAGAATCTGCCTGAATTGGTGGCTCT GGACCTGTCTTACAATGAGGGTTTGAATGGACCAATTCCCCAATCTATTGGGAATCTGGTGAAACTAAGATACTT GGTCCTTGTTGGTTGCAGTTTTAGTGGTA ATCCACCAGAATTAGGCAACCTAGCACGGCTCTCCTTCTT ATCTCTGAATTCTAACAACTTACGTGGATCCATCCCTGGTTCTCTTGGTAACCTGTCGGAACTTACTTGGTTAGATATAACCGACAATGAGCTTTCTGGACCCATTCCTGTCTCCAGTGAAAATAGCCTCGGCCTGGATATGTTGACCAATTGCAAGCACTT TCATTTTGGCAAGAACAATCTCTCTGGAGCCATTCCACCCAAACTCTTCCACTCAGACATGCGTCTGCTACATGT GCTTTTTGATAGCAATAGCTTGTCAGGAAGCATCCCTCCCACGATAGGACTTGTGCAATCCTTGACAGCTAT TCGTCTTGACAGGAATCACTTGAATGGTTATGTTCCTTCAAACCTCAATAATCTTACCAGCCTTACAGAATT GCACTTATCGAACAACCAGCTGATTGGTCTCTTCCCAAACTTAACTGGAATGAATGCGCTTATTTATTT GGACTTGAGCAACAACAGTTTCGATGAGTCGGAAGTTCCACCTTGGTTTTCAACTTTGTCATCATTGACAACAAT AATGTTGGAATACTTAAAAGTTGGAGGGCAAATACCAACGTCTCTATTTGAGTTTCCACAGCTACAGACTGT GAGGTTTAGGAACAACCAGTTTAATGGCACTTTGGATCTAGGAACCAACTACAGCAGCCAGCTCTACCTTGTTGATCTGCAGAACAATGATATTCAAAAACTCAACTATGGAGTGTACCCCAACCAACTAAT ACTTGATGGCAATCCATACTGTAACCAAGGGGGAACAAGTGACAGCAAGGATTGCACAGTTCCACCACAATCCAATTCCACTGCATATGTGACTCCCATATTGAATTGTGGGAACATTGTCTGTCCTTCAGATCAAGACCTCAGTCCTCATTGTAACTGCTCATATCCATATGTGGGCACCATATATTTCAGGTTTATTACCTTCTCAAACACAGATAATCCAAAACATTATCAAGTTCTGGAAGAAGGTCTCTCCAAGACATTTGAGGATAACCAAATTCCGGTGGACTCGGTGTCCGTCCAAGACCCACACATAAATAACAACAACTACCTTCAAATTGATTTCTGGTTCTTTCCAGCTGGAAAGTTACGTTTTGATGCATACGATGTTGCTAAAATGTCGAACTTGTTCAGCAATGTAACCTTCAAGGCCCCATCTGATTTTGGTCCCTATTATTTCATTGCAAGACCATATACGG AAGCTGAATTGGGTTCGAAATCAAAAAAAGTGCCAGTGATTGTTGGAGCAACAGTTGGTGCAGTGGTTCTTGCACTTATAGTTATCATTTTGATCATTTTTGCACTTCGACAAAAGAGAAAGGCTTCAAAGGCTAAAGAATTAAGCCAGCCTTTTG GATCTTGGGACCCGAGCAAAAGCAGTGGTAGCGCTCCAGACTTGAAGGGCCCAAAATGGTTTTCATTTGAAGAATTGAAGAAATGCACGGACAACTTCGCAGAGCACAATGACATTGGGACTGGTGGTTATGGAAAg GTTTACCGAGGAACACTTGCTAATGGGCAACAAGTTGCCGTCAAAAGAGCTCAACAGGGATCCATGCAAGGTGGCCTTGAATTCAAATCAGAGATTGAGACACTGAGCAGGGTTCACCATAGGAACCTCGTCAGTCTTGTTGGCTTTTGCTTTGACCAAGGTGAACAAATGTTGGTGTATGAGTATGTTCCAAATGGCTCTCTAAAAGAAAGTCTCTCAG GTAAGTCTGGAATTCGTTTAGATTGGAAAAAGAGACTTTGGGTTGCCCTTGGTGCAGCAAGAGGTCTTACTTACCTACATGAGCTTGCAAACCCCCGGATAGTTCATAGAGATATCAAGTCAAACAACATCCTTCTTGACAATCATCTAAATGCAAAAGTTTCTGATTTTGGTCTCTCTAAGCCAATAGGCGATGAAAATAAAGGTTACATTACAACTCAAGTTAAAGGGACAATG GGCTACTTAGATCCTGAATATTATATGACCCAGCAGTTGACTGAGAAGAGTGATGTGTATAGCTTTGGTGTTCTACTTCTGGAACTGGTAACTGCAAGAAGACCTATAGAGCGAGGACGACACATTGTAAGGGAGGTTAGGGCTGCTATAGACAAGTCGAAAGAGCTGTGTGGTCTCCATGACCTTGTTGATCCTATAATTGGGTTAGGCACCACACCAGCAGGGTTTGGTCGATTCATCGACCTGGCGATGAAGTGTGTGGAGGAATCTAGTGCTGATCGGCCTTTAATGAGTGAGGTGGTGAAGGAGATTGAGAACATCGTTCCATTGACTGGCATGAACCTGCATGTCAGATCCACTTCGACTTCCGAAAGCTTTGTAACAAGGACTAGGGACCACCCGTACAGCAGCAACTCTTCCTTTGATTACAGTGGTGGGCCATTTTCTCCCAAGATAGAACCTAAGTGA